ACTCTATATAACGATCATACATATCGTGTAAGATTTTATGGCATCACTACTTTTGCTTTTATCAATATGCATCCATTTTATAATTCAAACTATCACCTAAAAAACGACTACTGCATTGATCTTCTACTACAAACGGACGATTATCTGAGATAAATTCTTCCGCATTTGATCTTCAGACGCCGCTAATCACTGCCTGCCACCGCATCCTTAAGTGGTAATTCCATTGTAGCATTGTATTTAATCATTATACCTTTCGTGTAACCTCCAATTTTTCAGACCATTGTTTTTAGAATGACACAAACTATCAGCCCCTTCGTTCCGTGTCTTCATCATTGTCATCTAAAACAGTGATATTCCGCCAATTACCAAGCTTATAGTAGCCGATGGCAAGCAGACTGCTTAGCATAAGACTAAGAGCCATTCCTACCCCTATTCCTGCTTCTCCAAGCCACCGAGAAAAACCATATGTTAGCGGAAACCGAAGTACCCAAAACGAAAAAACGTTGAGGATAAAGACTTGAAACATCGCTCCAGCTGCTCGAACGACACCATTTAATACAAAATTTATGCCTAGAAACGGATAAAAGAACGCAACAGTTTGTACATATAATGTTCCAAACGCAACTGTTGCTGGGTCTTGAACGAATAAAGAAACAGCATATTCAGCAGTGAGAAATACGAGGGCACTTAAACTTAATGACACTAAGGCAATTAATAAGAGACCATTTTTTGAGATAGCACTCACTCTGTCCCATTTTCCAGCCCCAATATTTTGTCCCGCCATACTGTTAATGGCCGATCCTAACGTTAAAGCAGGTAGCATAATAAGGCTATCAAGGCGTTGAGCAGCCCCAAATCCTGCAACCACTTCTTCTCCAAAACTTGTCACCACCGTCATAATTGCTAATGTCCCACCAGAAATGACTATCATGGACAAGCCGGAAGGGAGGCCTAATTTAAAAATATGTTTCACTTCACTTACAGCAGGTAAAAAAGGAATGGTGAAGGGTACACCCGCTTTGTATATAGAATAAGTAAGCCCATAAAGAAAAGCGATTCCTTGGGACACGATCGTGGCATAAGCTGCCCCTGCAATACCTAAATCAAGGACATAAATAAAGAAAGGGTCTAATAACGTGTTTAAGATGACAGCTAGCAATACGAACCGTACGGGCGTTTTGCTATCGCCTAAAGAACGTAAGACGGTGGCAATGAAATTATATCCGAATAGAAAGAGAATCCCGATAAAATTAATTCTTAAATAAAGTATGGCCATAGGCAAGATATCTTCTGGGGTTCCCATAAGTTGAAGGATGCTATCAGAAACAATGACCCCTAGAATCCCAATGATAAGCGTGAGAGCACCTAATATGACTACAAAGCCATTCAGTGATTTCTTTAGTCCAGTGTCGTCCTTAGCCCCTTTGTACTGTGATAAAACCGTTAAAGCCGCTGTATTAATCCCAATGATAAATGCTAGGAGAGTAAATACGACGGTACCTGAAATGGATATGGCACCAAGAGCATTAGGTCCGAGAAGATTCCCTACCCATAAAGAATCGATCACTTGATACGATGTTTGCAAAATATTTGTTAAAAAAATGGGTGAGGAAAAGAGAATCATCTTTTTCATGATACTCCCTTTAGTAAAATCATGTTGTTCGTGCTCCATAATGTGCTCCTCACTCTCTTGTCAGGTGATACTTATAAAACGAACTTCAATCAGGGGGCATTTTCGCCCTTCTCCCACTGATTGGTGTTAAGTTAATTAGGACTTTAGTGGCCGTTAGCTTCCGCCTAAATAGCTTTACCTCTCTTCTCTATTTTGAGGGGCGAGGTTATCTGTGATAAACCAAACATTATCTTTTAGACAATGTGAGTTAAACTGCCTTTAAAGAAGGGAGAGCACACCTTTTCTTTTAATTATTTAATGTAATTCAAATGTTTCAGTGATGGCGACTGTGTCACTAACCGTTTGCGCCATAGGGCAATTTTTAGCGGCAAGTTGGACGGCTTTTTCTACTTTTTCTTCAGTTAAGCCATCACCTTGAATCACGTAATGAAGCTTAATAGCCGACAGTCTGTTTGCTCTAGCAGGATCCCGTGTGACATCAGCCTCTACTTGAATGTCATGAACGACCATCCGTTGTTTCGTCAGTACTTTTCTTAAGACAGATGCGCTGCATACTGCAATCGAACTCACCATCAATTGAAAGGGGCGAAATCCTTTTTCCTCATTCCCAGACACTGTCAGCTTGCCGAATTCAAAATCTGTTTCAAAAGCCTCATCTTGATTATACGTAAATTTCATCAAATAACGTCCTTTCCTGTCAATGTTCTTCTTAAATTATAGTTTACTGTTTCAATCTAGGCCAGTCACGCTAAATGCTTAATGTCTTGCACTATTTTAAGTTAGGTATACAATGAAAAGTGGTGTTTATTTTGTCAATCGTTAGGGGGCTTTCATTCAAATGGATCATTCAACTCACTACACTGAGCCTAACCACCCTGGCTATAGATATTGGGTACTCGTGGGGATGGTACTAATTGCTGGTTTTTCTCAAGGAATGTTGTTACCTGTCCTTGCCGTCATGCTGGAAGGGGCCGGCGTCTCATCTTCTTGGAACGGGCTAAATGCGGCAGCTCTATACATCGGGATTATTTTAATTTCTCCCTTTATCGAAAAACCCGTAAGAAAATATGGTTATAAGCCTGTGATTATTATTGGACTAATCGTCATGGCGATTTCACTACTTCTCTTTCCGTTTTGGCAAGCTTTCTGGTTTTGGTTTGTGCTAAGAATGGTCGTAGGCATTGCGGATAATCTGATTCATTTTTCAACGCAAATTTGGATTAGTACCACGAGCACGCCAGCTAATCGTGGAAGACAACTAGCCATCTACGGGCTGGCTTTCGGCTTAGGATTCGGGTTCGGGCCGATGATGACCCGATTATTAGAAATAAATGAATTATTACCGTTTATTTTAGCATCAGCTGCCAGTTTGATTGCGTGGATTTTTATGCTGTTTTTAAAAAATGAGTGGCCAGCAAGTGATTTTGAAACAGCTTCACAACTTAATACGCTTTCCCGGTATAAAAAAGTTTTGAAGCTCGCCTGGTTTGCATTACTACCAGGATTTTTTTACGGTTACTTAGAAGCATCTCTCCACGGTAGTTATCCTGTTTATGCCATTAGAATGGGGTTAGATATGAACTTTGTCACCGTTTTCCTTCTACCTGGCTTTGTGTTTGGGAGTTTAATTACACAGCTCCCCCTCGGTATCTTAAGTGATAAAATAGGACGGGATAAAGTATTGATCGGTCTTATCGGGATAGGCCTTATGTTATTTTTATGTATGCCTTTAGCAGAAGAGGTGACTTGGCTATTATTTTCCTTATTTGCAGTGGCAGGTATGACACTTGGATCCCTTTATTCTTTAGGGATAGCTTATTTGGCTGATCTAGTCCCAGCCAATTTATTACCGACGGGGAATGTCATGACCGCCATCCTTTTTGCACTTGGAAGCATGATCGGTCCAGTTGTAGGAGGTTTTCTCATTGAAGCTGTGGGTGATGGTGCCATTTATTATTCAATGTCAGTCATGCTCGTCGTTATGCTTATTGCTGGGATTATTTTTCAATATCAATTACACTTACAGACTAAAAAAAGTAGCCAAAGTACGGCAAATATAGAAAGTTAATTAGTAGCACAGATAGACAGGACTCCCATAACAGCCATCACTGTTATGGGAGTTAAGATTTAGTTAAACACCTCTTCTAATACTTTCGTCGGTTCGGCATTATTTAAGTTTTTACCAACCATCCCTGCCGGCTTTACATTAAGGCTATTTTCAAACGTGCGAATCATGTCTTTCTCTCCGACGAGATGCACTTCTTGCCATTCCCGTTCTTTTTTTAATTTTTCCACGTTCGTCGCCATCTTTTTATAAAATCTATGACGATTTTCCTCAAAACGTTGTTGAATTTTATCAACGTGACTTGCTCCCGAAGCGATTCTATCAGAGGAAGCTAATCCTTCTTTAAACGTCCACTCTTCATTTCCCGGATCGAACATATACGTCCTTTCATCATGAAGCTCTCCGAGTGACGTATCCAGTACCCGGACTTCATCAAGGTTAGGCATAATAACACCAGACCGGGGATAATCTCTTTGTAGTTCTTCCAACTGGTCAGTGACAGCATATGATTCCCAATGAAAGCTTGTTTCAACAGGAACTTGTAAATAATGCACGCTCCATAAATCGTCATAATCGGAAGCGAAGATGATGACACTTTTCTGCAAATTTGTGCGATTTGATTGAATTTCATCATCTACTTTTTTCTTAAGCCGTTTGTAGCTTTTAATTTGGTCTTCATTACCTGAGGCCTCTAAATACTCTTGTATTCGTTTCAAACCATTTTTTAATCTTATTTTCCACTCACCTTTTTGTTGATCTTGGTTAGCAGGATCCGTATTTAAATAGACAGATAAAACGCATTCGTTGTCAGCACAGTTTAAATTTTTTAAATAGTTAAGCTCATTCGTTAATGCCATAATCTTATTCCTCCTAACATTCTCTTGTATAATCCTGTAGCCGAATCTCCCCTTTTCAAAACATTTTTTGAGTCGATTTTATTAAATACGTTAATGTGACGTCACAATTCAAATAATGACTGTGACCTATACTTTTTAGGCGGATATTTTCCGCGGGCTTGTCTTCAGCTAACTTTTACTCAGGAAACAGTCACAAAAGTTCCTCATTCAGACTGCACTTCATCCTCAGGGAGACGCTGTCTTACGTTTCTCTCACTTTTACCGTCTGTAAAACTCCCTGCTCAAAATAGAGAATAACGAAATCTATTTAGAAGGGAGATAACAGACGTTTTTTTCAAAAATACACCTCGATCAATACTTTAATAGGGAATCTCAATATCAGTTATGACTGGTTCAGGCTTTAGAGGTCCTGTGATCTAGTTATCCACAAAAAACCAAAATCGTTAGCATACATCTAACGATTTTGGCCGTGTTTAGACTTATAGTTCTTCTAGTTTCTTTTGGTCATCTTCCTCATCAGGAGCAGGTAATAGCTCTTGACTTGGTTCAAGCATGTCTTTTTCTGCTTGAAGTTTCGCTGTTAGTTGTAGTAATTCCTCTTTTGAATCCTGCACACTAGACACTAAATTTAGTGCGTGACTTTTTAAATTTTTCGATGTTTCCATTAATGTTTCTACATCCTCAGAGGCTTCATCTACAATGGTCATAATGTTATCTTTCGACGCTTGAAGCTGTTGCATCACACTATCACGATTATCATTAATAACTTGAATCCAGTGTTGTGTCCGCGTTTTCGTTGTATTAGCTATTGTTATTACCTTCGTACGCGCTTGCTTATTTGAAGCGACAAAAATGGACCCTGCTATAAACCCTAATAGTGAACCTCTTACAAGCCATTGCTTCGTTTGTTTTTCCATTTCCGTTCCTCCATTCAGATTCATGTTTCGACATGTCTATTCTTATTCTACCAACAAAGGGAAAAGCCTAACAAAGGTTTTTTAAAAACGTCATGAAAATGTATGAAAGAATGGGGAAAAGCAAATGCAAATAGGTTGGAACTAAGAACCGTTAAATGTCGTACTATGAACTGATGACGAGGCACCATAATGAATGCTGCCTCTAGATAGATATACATTTAAACAGTTTATTTGCCAGAAAATATCATTCCAAATTACTATTAATCGTTCCATACTTCTTCAGCAACATCTTTGACGAACTTCATTTTTTCCCATTGCTGTGCTTCCGTTAAAATATTCCCTTCTTCTGTTGAAGCGAAACCGCATTGTGGGCTAAGGGCCAATTGGTCTGATGGGACGTATTCGCTTGCTTCTTTAATACGTGCTTTAATGGTTTCTCTCTTTTCAAGTTCTCCTATTTTTGAAGACACGAGTCCAAGCACGACAGTGGCATTTTTTCTAGTTAGATATTTTAACGGTTCAAACGTCCCTGATCGCTCATCATCATACTCAAGGAAAAAACCATCAACCTTAACCTCTTCAAAAATCGTTTTCGCTACA
The DNA window shown above is from Salipaludibacillus agaradhaerens and carries:
- a CDS encoding MATE family efflux transporter, coding for MEHEQHDFTKGSIMKKMILFSSPIFLTNILQTSYQVIDSLWVGNLLGPNALGAISISGTVVFTLLAFIIGINTAALTVLSQYKGAKDDTGLKKSLNGFVVILGALTLIIGILGVIVSDSILQLMGTPEDILPMAILYLRINFIGILFLFGYNFIATVLRSLGDSKTPVRFVLLAVILNTLLDPFFIYVLDLGIAGAAYATIVSQGIAFLYGLTYSIYKAGVPFTIPFLPAVSEVKHIFKLGLPSGLSMIVISGGTLAIMTVVTSFGEEVVAGFGAAQRLDSLIMLPALTLGSAINSMAGQNIGAGKWDRVSAISKNGLLLIALVSLSLSALVFLTAEYAVSLFVQDPATVAFGTLYVQTVAFFYPFLGINFVLNGVVRAAGAMFQVFILNVFSFWVLRFPLTYGFSRWLGEAGIGVGMALSLMLSSLLAIGYYKLGNWRNITVLDDNDEDTERRG
- a CDS encoding OsmC family protein, which produces MKFTYNQDEAFETDFEFGKLTVSGNEEKGFRPFQLMVSSIAVCSASVLRKVLTKQRMVVHDIQVEADVTRDPARANRLSAIKLHYVIQGDGLTEEKVEKAVQLAAKNCPMAQTVSDTVAITETFELH
- a CDS encoding MFS transporter, translated to MDHSTHYTEPNHPGYRYWVLVGMVLIAGFSQGMLLPVLAVMLEGAGVSSSWNGLNAAALYIGIILISPFIEKPVRKYGYKPVIIIGLIVMAISLLLFPFWQAFWFWFVLRMVVGIADNLIHFSTQIWISTTSTPANRGRQLAIYGLAFGLGFGFGPMMTRLLEINELLPFILASAASLIAWIFMLFLKNEWPASDFETASQLNTLSRYKKVLKLAWFALLPGFFYGYLEASLHGSYPVYAIRMGLDMNFVTVFLLPGFVFGSLITQLPLGILSDKIGRDKVLIGLIGIGLMLFLCMPLAEEVTWLLFSLFAVAGMTLGSLYSLGIAYLADLVPANLLPTGNVMTAILFALGSMIGPVVGGFLIEAVGDGAIYYSMSVMLVVMLIAGIIFQYQLHLQTKKSSQSTANIES
- a CDS encoding VLRF1 family aeRF1-type release factor, whose protein sequence is MALTNELNYLKNLNCADNECVLSVYLNTDPANQDQQKGEWKIRLKNGLKRIQEYLEASGNEDQIKSYKRLKKKVDDEIQSNRTNLQKSVIIFASDYDDLWSVHYLQVPVETSFHWESYAVTDQLEELQRDYPRSGVIMPNLDEVRVLDTSLGELHDERTYMFDPGNEEWTFKEGLASSDRIASGASHVDKIQQRFEENRHRFYKKMATNVEKLKKEREWQEVHLVGEKDMIRTFENSLNVKPAGMVGKNLNNAEPTKVLEEVFN